CCACGCCACGGTTGAACCGACGTTGGAGACCCCCGAGGGTATACAGCCCATGAAGGGGCCTCTGCAGATTGCAGCTCCCGACGGCTTGCTTTGGAAGCGTGGGGTGTTCCGTGGACCGTTCCGTCTTCAGCCGGATGCCTATGGAAGTTGGACACTGATTGAACAGGTAGCTGTTGAGCGATATCTCGAAGGAGTGGTGCCCCATGAAATTGGCGCCTCGTCACCCGTTGCGGCCTTGCAGGCCCAAACCGTGTTGGCTCGGACTTGGGCTTTGGCCAACAGCCATCGCTTCAACATCGATGGTTATCACCTTTGCAGTGATACCCAATGCCAGGTCTACAGCGATCCGCGCTCAGCGGGGGCAGAGGTTCGGCAAGCGATCACAGCCACCAAGGGGCGATTGCTTAGTCGAGCTGGACGTCCAATTAGTGCGGTGTATCACGCCACTAATGGGGGTGTTATGGCCGCGGGACCAGAAGCTTGGGCCATGAAGCCTCAGCCTTACTTGGTGTCCAAGGTCGATGGAGATGAGGGTTGGCGGGAGCGTCATGCCATTCCGCTGCAACGGTCTCAAAAGGTGTCATCTCTTCTGATGGATCGCTCAGGAGCCTATGGAGCGCAACACCCCCTGTTTCGTTGGAGTCGTGTGATCACGGCTGATCAAATTCGCCAGGCGATTGGCGCACCGGCGCAAGCGTTGCAATCTCCGTTGCGCCTGAACGCGTTGCAGCGGGGTACGAGTGGTCGAGTGTTGGCGTTGCAGGTTGCCGGTTCCGGTGAGTCGGAGCCAGTCGTTTTGCGTTTGGATCAGATTCGGCGCACCTTGCGTCGTTTGCCAAGCACCTTGTTTGTAATTGAGCCCCAGGGCTGGGATCGCTGGCTCATCCGGGGCGGTGGTTTCGGCCACGGCGCTGGCTTGTCTCAGGCGGGGGCCATCGATTTGGCCTGGCGGGGATGGTCCACAGAACGGATCCTTAGCCATTACTACCCGGGGACTGTCTACGGACCTCTCCCTGCGCGTGTGCAGTCCCCTTAGAGTCCTGCCCACCTAGATCGGTGCATGACCTCAACCGCTGCGACTGGTGATCACCGCAGGGCGAAGTCTGCAGCGTTTTTGTTCGCCTGCGGTTGTGCAGGGGCAGCGCCCCATTGGCTTGATTCCGCCCGCTCGCTCTGGCCCGCCATCAGCCTTGCGCTCATGCTGGGCGGCTATGCCCTTCGCACCGTGCTGCGTGCTGAGTTGTTGCGAGGGCCGAGTACTCAGGGTCCGCCAACCTCAGCACTCTTCCCGGTTGAAGAATTCCCAACACTTGATGTGGTGGTGGCAGCCCGCGATGAGGAGGCGGTGGTCGCCCGTTTGGTTGAGCGGCTCAC
The DNA window shown above is from Synechococcus sp. CC9902 and carries:
- a CDS encoding SpoIID/LytB domain-containing protein, whose amino-acid sequence is MIRLLSLSMLLGLASGCGARELAAPSPSDEVPVVVVPATHRSVPRPPQLSRAEPVLWVALQDHLGSHPAAMPLQLSSAGAPLTLEDGAGRSWTAASFTVRWRAMALPEPVTLARRIAGPFASFESAERFAQRWRALGVTVSVAHPKDWEVWAPQGSIVPEGAQVRDWTRRVHATVEPTLETPEGIQPMKGPLQIAAPDGLLWKRGVFRGPFRLQPDAYGSWTLIEQVAVERYLEGVVPHEIGASSPVAALQAQTVLARTWALANSHRFNIDGYHLCSDTQCQVYSDPRSAGAEVRQAITATKGRLLSRAGRPISAVYHATNGGVMAAGPEAWAMKPQPYLVSKVDGDEGWRERHAIPLQRSQKVSSLLMDRSGAYGAQHPLFRWSRVITADQIRQAIGAPAQALQSPLRLNALQRGTSGRVLALQVAGSGESEPVVLRLDQIRRTLRRLPSTLFVIEPQGWDRWLIRGGGFGHGAGLSQAGAIDLAWRGWSTERILSHYYPGTVYGPLPARVQSP